The Pecten maximus chromosome 12, xPecMax1.1, whole genome shotgun sequence genome includes a region encoding these proteins:
- the LOC117339689 gene encoding uncharacterized protein LOC117339689, producing MDSYSPFEDYLGLSKLLQNQNEVLDENDIIESSSDSSETPRFSAPDSWNRIQCQMVNNLNGYTSGLTRLSNDDFLSMECSRTSDDCFRSDFHHDEEDHRSQSDVAGDHVSGEEDVFHSHSNNSRSSSMSEFSWDNYGHTSTSLIQRRNEGCSPRGSLSGVQSSNPTGADRLAKLMQEMNQQVADPADEEPAQGCFLEFRPTCMPRVVKRDMFCVLCKRNGETREFYTTHVLKDPHGKVICPILRKYECPRCMATGDTAHTLRHCPFADQGLGSMSRTFLTRRSSCGVRRKDIL from the coding sequence ATGGACAGCTACAGTCCTTTCGAAGATTACTTGGGTTTGAGCAAACTTCTACAAAACCAAAATGAAGTTTTGGATGAAAACGACATTATCGAATCTTCAAGTGACAGTTCCGAGACGCCAAGATTTTCGGCGCCGGACAGCTGGAACCGTATTCAATGCCAGATGGTCAACAACCTCAATGGCTATACAAGTGGCCTGACCAGACTGTCTAATGACGATTTCTTGTCTATGGAATGTAGCCGGACCAGTGACGATTGTTTCCGTAGCGACTTCCACCATGACGAGGAAGATCATCGGTCACAGTCTGACGTTGCGGGAGATCACGTGTCTGGAGAGGAAGATGTTTTCCATAGCCATAGCAACAATTCCCGGTCGTCGTCTATGTCAGAGTTTTCGTGGGACAATTATGGTCACACTTCAACGTCGTTGATTCAGAGGAGAAACGAGGGATGCTCGCCTCGAGGATCATTGTCGGGTGTCCAGTCTTCAAACCCGACCGGCGCCGACAGACTCGCGAAATTGATGCAGGAAATGAACCAACAGGTGGCCGACCCAGCTGATGAAGAACCAGCCCAGGGATGTTTCCTGGAATTCAGACCGACATGCATGCCCCGAGTTGTAAAACGCgacatgttttgtgtgttgtgtaaACGTAACGGAGAGACCCGAGAGTTCTACACCACCCATGTTCTCAAGGACCCTCACGGCAAGGTCATCTGTCCAATTTTGAGAAAATACGAGTGTCCGCGGTGTATGGCCACAGGAGATACCGCCCACACCCTCCGACACTGCCCTTTCGCTGACCAGGGGCTAGGGTCCATGTCCAGGACATTTCTCACCAGACGCAGTAGTTGTGGTGTTCGACGAAAGGAC